One Faecalicatena sp. Marseille-Q4148 DNA window includes the following coding sequences:
- a CDS encoding AAA family ATPase, with the protein MRIQELIIKNFGKFSDKTISLRDGVNLIYGENESGKTTLHTFIGSMLYGMERGRGRAAATDTFSRYEPWENPNYYAGAVRFVCGDRTFYLQRNFDKYGKSASLICEDDGEELSLEDGDLAALLDGMQKSLYESTVSIGQSETKTKEALAIELRNHATNFYATGDEELQLDGAFRYLKEKKRELEREEREQELARQEKRDAVENEASYVWRDLHKLQQELDEAEDKLDRAAEERKRNQKQREFFQKRIQEEERQEKARPKKWRVHPAALIAMLLLLIFAIVMLEPPWNYLWAIVIFLASSLYVWNKMKDGRRVQSEPAEENGSEEETEEEYFDRTEERLRWEADRIREEYRDKEIRYENLKEQLEELNEFETGCETLRKKREALQIAEKRLRDLSDQMQKEIGYRLNKRISEIIQELTNGRYEKLLADDEMKLFLLKDGRKITLDQVSKGTAEQIYFALRMASSEILYEEKFPIILDDAFAYYDDTRLARILEWLSGQGCQIILFTCQKREAELLEDLGIEYHYVNLSE; encoded by the coding sequence ATGAGGATTCAGGAACTAATCATAAAGAATTTTGGGAAATTTTCAGATAAGACCATTTCCCTCAGAGACGGTGTGAATCTGATCTATGGAGAAAATGAATCGGGAAAGACAACACTTCATACGTTTATCGGAAGCATGCTGTACGGAATGGAACGGGGGCGTGGAAGGGCGGCGGCTACAGATACATTCAGCCGCTATGAACCGTGGGAGAATCCAAACTATTATGCCGGCGCAGTCAGATTTGTGTGCGGTGACCGGACGTTCTATCTGCAAAGAAATTTTGATAAATATGGGAAAAGCGCATCGCTGATCTGTGAAGATGACGGTGAGGAACTGTCCCTGGAAGACGGTGATCTTGCGGCGCTGTTAGACGGGATGCAGAAATCTCTCTATGAAAGCACAGTTTCCATTGGACAGTCTGAAACAAAGACAAAAGAGGCGCTTGCCATTGAGCTTAGAAATCATGCGACTAATTTTTATGCAACAGGCGATGAGGAATTGCAGCTTGATGGCGCATTCCGGTATTTGAAGGAGAAGAAAAGAGAGCTTGAACGGGAAGAGCGTGAGCAGGAACTGGCAAGGCAAGAGAAGAGAGATGCAGTAGAAAACGAAGCGTCTTATGTATGGAGAGATCTTCACAAGCTGCAGCAGGAATTGGATGAGGCAGAAGATAAACTTGACAGAGCGGCAGAGGAACGAAAAAGAAATCAAAAGCAGCGGGAATTTTTCCAGAAGCGTATTCAGGAGGAAGAGAGACAGGAAAAGGCACGTCCAAAGAAATGGCGAGTGCATCCGGCGGCGTTGATTGCGATGCTGCTGCTTCTTATCTTTGCGATCGTTATGCTGGAGCCTCCGTGGAATTATCTTTGGGCAATTGTAATATTTCTTGCATCCAGCCTGTATGTTTGGAACAAGATGAAAGATGGGCGGCGTGTACAATCGGAGCCGGCTGAAGAAAACGGGAGTGAAGAAGAGACAGAAGAGGAATATTTTGATCGGACGGAGGAGAGACTTCGCTGGGAGGCAGACCGAATTCGGGAAGAATACCGGGATAAGGAAATCCGCTATGAGAATCTGAAAGAGCAGTTAGAGGAGCTGAATGAATTTGAAACCGGGTGTGAAACGCTGCGCAAGAAGAGAGAAGCGCTCCAAATAGCGGAGAAGCGCCTCAGGGATTTGTCAGATCAGATGCAAAAAGAGATTGGATATCGACTCAATAAGAGAATTTCAGAAATTATTCAAGAACTGACGAACGGGCGTTATGAGAAACTTTTGGCAGATGATGAGATGAAGCTGTTTCTTCTGAAAGATGGGCGAAAAATCACACTGGATCAGGTCAGCAAAGGAACTGCAGAACAGATTTATTTCGCGCTTCGTATGGCTTCGTCAGAAATACTATATGAAGAGAAGTTTCCAATCATTCTGGATGATGCGTTTGCATATTACGATGATACACGTTTGGCAAGAATACTGGAATGGCTTTCCGGGCAAGGCTGCCAGATCATTTTATTTACCTGTCAGAAACGAGAAGCAGAGTTATTAGAAGATCTGGGAATTGAATATCACTATGTAAATCTGTCAGAATAA